A window of the Cutaneotrichosporon cavernicola HIS019 DNA, chromosome: 6 genome harbors these coding sequences:
- the SIT4 gene encoding uncharacterized protein (Phosphatase associated protein): MLWKFGFASGSTLDKLLSRESPPSVEELLDEQDILAECKAQNSKLVTYLSRDESIQSLLGWVTSGLDDLDTQSEEAENEAYHKALKADDIFPPFTCTEGPLVPAGDDGNGDDDAGDSQIMPPGLGIGLGHGFDAPEETDSVDTRRAKYPQIATEILTSELWTIPETIMSHKSTLLEPFWEAVLPPVEKKRDVALQRERERARLIFWTDDDEDRERQREVIRGLWMRVNASLLQKRTTEMVRFIQSLPNIIERMVAQIESPAIQDMLARIIQTEEAGVSDVMTWLSEQRLIPCLLELLSPNHPPSTHQIVADLLKGIISVSAPNSSFNPQGGNAMEQQGGLQGAIARDNRLVRELTNKESIGVLVHYLTDAVEVTDRGWKGLETADGSMHPSNPFVVHPLPSVASTVSSLCYVCNVIVEVIRRNNSDLAEPFLFNTLRNRLMTIQNEQMQVDLAPDEVLDDSTEDASRNRMEEVMPELSDKLAIVHLGNLVAALANRFGDLQKLLGGEPRSGDRVKSALTPNPLTMERFRVIELYAELLHSSNMATLNRAPGTGPEYSSDGALLGGLDGLDKLGQALQAGEEGMDEDTPGDTSVEGQITMARELPVSSGSTDYSLTESDDVPLSDDDDKPGSTPTATEAPTTDSLPPASPEDAERLRNVLESDDKTTPSPKPEEALSTGERLKQQFIRYDVLPTLLDLFFEHSNNNFLHHLVYDILQQILNGQLGNGYNRELVVDLFGRTKLVTRVLDAQRLNDEQVNAKPPKPRLSYMGHISLIAEELVKFFARCPTDLYEIIRPSYSPAAWDAFVEGSLRETRARDTQPLAGGKPMTGLGSGLSTNSERSDSDSESDDDLGHAGIGEPLSRTVAKQAVDSFHDAHGDDDGTMEQFWRPSNARSAGMDSSDDDDDDADWLRPSASTRRDDDDFGAFQATSDFDDDDAWGTFTSVGNSGKASENPFGDDAFAPSSTSFQSPEPLTPRDWAEAFDREFETQPAWAEDAEEVTAIVMPADDDAGTPTSSWSFPGDESDDQGEDLPPASTESTTALRAAKEAGIERAKAQAELAAVEQHTEALTLHVEREGGHMSPEEKELASLGTANEPLGPGTAPGTQLRADGLVQRTMPDGSVVCVPEDDIARGIDEAMVHRVDEVEKDAVPKK, from the exons ATGCTTTGGAAGTTTGGTTTTGCGTCGGGATCGACGCTTGACAAGCTACTGTCGCGAGAGAGCCCCCCCTCCGTCGAAGAACTGTTGGACGAGCAAGATATCCTCGCCGAGTGCAAAGCACAGAACTCGAA actCGTGACGTACCTCTCGAGAGACGAGAGTATCCAGAGCCTGCTCGGATGGGTCACATCTGGCCTCGACGATCTGGACACTCAGTCTGAAGAAGCAGAGAACGAGGCATACCACAAGGCCCTGAAAGCAGATGACATCTTTCCCCCCTTCACGTGTACCGAGGGTCCGCTTGTGCCTgcaggcgacgacggcaatggcgacgacgacgcaggCGACTCCCAGATCATGCCGCCCGGCTTAGGCATTGGTCTCGGCCATGGCTTTGACGCACCCGAAGAAACTGACAGCGTCGATACACGGCGGGCAAA ATACCCGCAAATCGCGACCGAGATTCTCACCTCAGAGCTGTGGACGATCCCCGAGACGATCATGAGCCACAAGAGTACGCTTCTCGAGCCATTCTGGGAAGCTGTTCTGCCACCTgtggagaagaagcgtGACGTTGCTTTACAGCGTgagcgagagcgcgcgcggctTATCTTTTGGaccgatgacgacgaggaccgcgagcgccagcgcgaggTCATCCGCGGGCTGTGGATGCGTGTCAACGCCAGCCTTCTACAAAAGCGCACCACCGAGATGGTGCGCTTCATCCAGTCGTTGCCAAACATCATCGAGCGTATGGTTGCCCAGATCGAGAGCCCCGCTATCCAGGACATGCTCGCGCGCATTATCCagacggaggaggctggCGTGAGCGACGTCATGACGTGGCTCAGCGAGCAGCGTCTCATCCCCTGtcttcttgagcttctcTCGCCAAACCACCCCCCCTCAACCCACCAGATCGTCGCAGATCTTCTCAAGGGCATCATATCGGTGTCGGCGCCGAACTCATCATTTAACCCGCAGGGAGGGAATGCGATGGAGCAGCAGGGCGGCCTGCAGGGCGCGATTGCGCGCGACAACCGCCTCGTTCGCGAGCTCACCAATAAGGAGAGCATCGGGGTCCTTGTTCACTACCTTACCGACGCAGTCGAGGTCACTGACCGGGGGTGGAAGGGGCTGGAGACCGCGGACGGGAGCATGCACCCATCCAATCCCTTTGTCGTTCATCCGCTGCCGTCCGTCGCCTCCACCGTATCGTCACTCTGCTATGTGTGCAACGTCATTGTCGAGGTGATCAGGAGGAACAACTCGGACTTGGCCGAGCCCTTCCTCTTCAACACGCTGCGCAATCGCCTGATGACCATCCAGAACGAGCAGATGCAGGTCGATTTGGCGCCCGACGAAGTGCTCGACGACTCAACCGAGGACGCAAGTAGAAACaggatggaggaggtcATGCCTGAGCTCTCGGACAAGCTTGCGATTGTCCACCtcggcaacctcgtcgccgcgctcgccaaccGCTTTGGTGACCTGCAGAAGTTGCTCGGGGGGGAGCCGCGCTCTGGCGATCGTGTCAAGTCGGCCCTTACACCCAATCCGCTCACCATGGAACGCTTCCGCGTGATTGAGCTGTacgccgagctcctgcACAGCTCGAACATGGCAACGCTGAACCGCGCGCCTGGCACTGGGCCAGAGTACTCGTCCGACGGGGCGTTGCTGGGTGGTCTGGACGGCTTGGACAAGCTTGGTCAGGCGCTGCAGGCAGGCGAGGAAGGTATGGACGAAGACACACCTGGAGACACGTCTGTGGAGGGCCAGATCACGATGGCCCGCGAGCTGCCCGTCAGCTCCGGCTCGACAGACTACTCGCTCACCGAGTCGGACGACGTGCCTCTCtccgacgatgacgacaaGCCTGGCAGCACACCAACCGCGACTGAGGCACCGACAACCGATTCTCTCCCGCCTGCATCACCGGAGGACGCTGAGCGCCTGAGAAACGTCTTGGAGTCGGACGACAAGACGACGCCAAGCCCGAAACCTGAGGAGGCGCTGTCGACCGGCGAACGGCTCAAGCAGCAGTTCATCCGCTACGACGTCCTCCCAACGTTACTGGACCTCTTCTTTGAGCACTCGAACAACAATTTCCTGCACCACCTTGTCTACGACATCTTGCAGCAAATCCTCAACGGGCAGCTGGGCAATGGTTACAACCGTGAGCTCGTGGTTGACCTCTTCGGCCGCACCAAGCTAGTCACCAGGGTACTCGATGCCCAGCGCCTGAACGACGAGCAGGTCAACGCCAAGCCGCCTAAGCCGCGTCTCTCGTACATGGGTCACATCAGTTTGATagccgaggagctcgtcaagtTCTTCGCCAGGTGCCCGACTGACCTGTACGAGATCATTCGCCCGTCATACTCGCCAGCTGCGTGGGACGCGTTCGTCGAGGGCTCGTTACGCGAGACCCGTGCACGCGATACGCAGCCGTTAGCTGGTGGCAAGCCGATGACAGGGCTTGGCAGCGGACTGTCGACTAATTCTGAGCGCTCggacagcgacagcgagagTGACGATGACCTTGGCCACGCCGGCATTGGCGAGCCCTTGTCGCGCACGGTGGCGAAGCAGGCGGTCGACTCGTTCCACGACGCgcatggcgacgacgacgggacGATGGAGCAGTTCTGGAGGCCTAGTAACGCGAGGTCGGCTGGCATGGACtcgtccgacgacgacgacgacgatgccgaTTGGTTGCGGCCTAGTGCCAGCACGCGtcgtgacgacgacgactttggT GCTTTCCAAGCAACGAGTgactttgacgacgacgacgcgtggGGCACGTTCACCTCGGTGGGCAATAGCGGCAAGGCGAGCGAGAATCCGTTCGGAGACGACGCGTTCGCGCCGTCATCTACTTCCTTTCAATCCCCCGAGCCATTAACCCCGCGCGATTGGGCCGAGGCGTTTGACCGCGAGTTTGAGACGCAGCCTGCTTGGGCTGAGGATGCTGAGGAAGTGACGGCGATCGTGATGCcggcggacgacgacgctggCACGCCGACAAGCTCGTGGTCCTTCCCaggcgacgagagcgacgaccAGGGAGAGGACTTACCGCCCGCGAGCACAGAGTCGACCACGGCGCTGCGGGCGGCTAAGGAGGCTGGCATCGAGCGTGCGAAGGCGCAGGCTGAGCTCGCAGCGGTTGAGCAGCACACCGAGGCTCTCACGCTGCAtgtggagagggagggtgggCACATGTCTCctgaggagaaggagctcgcCAGCCTTGGCACAGCCAACGAACCTCTTGGGCCCGGCACAGCGCCTGGCACGCAGCTGCGCGCGGACGGGCTCGTTCAGCGGACGATGCCGGATGGCTCGGTGGTGTGCGTCCCCGAGGACGATATTGCGCGTGGGATTGACGAGGCGATGGTTcaccgcgtcgacgaggtcgagaaggacgccGTGCCCAAGAAGTAG
- a CDS encoding uncharacterized protein (Ser-Thr-rich glycosyl-phosphatidyl-inositol-anchored membrane family) — translation MLAATILFFAAAARAIQVTAPANGTIWKSGEAQTVSWSSVNTDPSEFTIAVQIQQPFSTLEVANVETSAGSYSWTPPATLIGTDYRINLLNKDGGILAQSGYFDVEQGSAVVSSASGSASGSASGLSSVSVSRSASASGSLSASAGASASGSASVPNATPSSGAGALVPSLVLVAGSLAALLA, via the exons ATGCTCGCCGCCACGatcctcttcttcgccgccgccgcccgcgccatCCAGGTCACCGCCCCAGCCAACGGCACCATCTGGAAGTCGGGCGAGGCCCAGACCGTCTCGTGGAGC TCGGTCAACACGGACCCCAGCGAGTTCACCATCGCCGTCCAGATCCAGCAGCCCTTCTCGACGCTGGAGGTTGCCAACGTCGAGACCTCGGCCGGCTCGTACTCGTGGACCCCTCCCGCCACCCTCATCGGCACCGACTACCGCATCAACTTGCTCAACAAGGACGGCGGTATCCTCGCCCAGTCGGGCTACTTTGACGTTGAGCAGGGCTCTGCCGTTgtctcgtcggcctctGGTTCAGCCTCTGGCTCGGCCTCTGGCTTGTCCTCTGTTTCGGTttcgcgctcggcgtcggcttCTGGCAGCCTCTCGGCTTCGGCTggcgcgtccgcctcgggATCGGCC TCTGTGCCCAACGCCACGCCGTCCagcggcgccggcgcgctcgtcccctcgctcgtcctcgttgcgggctcgctcgcggccctcctcgcctaA
- a CDS encoding uncharacterized protein (mitochondrion protein) — protein MFRIALAGPSRVTVALSSRVPSRSLSTSSALASGHSRWSKIRHRKGAADAARSKAFSGYMTAVHVALRKGTDPDQNSDLAKALAAAKAAGVPKENVERAFARARKIADGTGKAVTFEAVAAGGKVALMVECVTDNQSRTAGRVKEMLSKGGARVSPVGFMFERKGVVRVNPIEGQADATFDNLFEAALEGGAEDVAEVEGEDGMVWEIISGPTDLASLTTHLTSPPHDTLYELQTSELAYLANDPVEVTEDGEGASVSEAKVETVMKAVVLLEEESDVVRVWTNIDE, from the exons ATGTTCCGCATTGCGCTAGCTGGGCCATCGCGCGTCACGGTCGCGCTGTCCTCGCGCGTCCCAAGTCGGTCTTTGTCCACTTCGTCGGCCCTGGCCTCGGGTCACTCGCGCTGGTCCAAGATCCGGCATCGTAAAggcgcggccgacgcggcgcgcagcaAGGCATTCAGCGGATACATGACT GCTGTGCATGTTGCGCTGCGGAAGGGAACAGATCCGGACCAGAATTCTGATCTGGCCAAGGCGCTTGCGGCGGCTAAGGCTGCTGGCGTGCCAAAGGAGAATGTTGAGCGGGCGTTTGCGCGG gcACGCAAGATCGCAGACGGAACGGGCAAGGCCGTCACCTTTgaggccgtcgccgccggaGGCAAGGTCGCGCTCATGGT cgaATGCGTCACGGATAACCAATCTCGCACTGCTGGCCGCGTCAAGGAGATGCTGAGTAAGGGTGGCGCACGCGTCTCACCCGTCGGCTTCATGTTTGAGCGCAAGGGCGTCGTGCGCGTCAACCCCATCGAGGGACAGGCGGACGCGACGTTCGACAACCTCTTCGAGGCGGCACTTGAGGGCGGAGCGGAAGATGTagccgaggtggagggtgaggatggCATGGTGTGGGAG ATCATCTCTGGTCCGACTGACCTCGCGTCGCTGACTACACACCTCACCTCTCCGCCACACGACACGTTGTACGAGCTGCAAACGTCCGAGCTTGCATacctcgccaacgaccCTGTGGAGGTTAccgaggacggggagggGGCCAGCGTTTCCGAGGCTAAGGTGGAGACGGTCATGAAGGCCGTCGTGTtgctggaggaggagagcgatgTTGTTCGCGTCTGGACCAACATTGACGAATAG
- the TES1 gene encoding uncharacterized protein (Acyl-CoA thioesterase) yields MSSLVSTVTNTLAVTPTTRVRGLEAFTSSHLWTPYGARGVFGGQVVAQSLMAAIDTVEGKDLHSQHCYFLLPANSKAPITFTVERLRDGASYATRLVHALQDSRTVFILMASFSAPPRKLPTDLVSPTGPAFFEPDSEQPAVDNSHDDKRDEPGITETLKFDKIAAKFAAKFDPPTNGTSTKPEVQRQPRRAFQPSYQKTMPTDIVPYKDAVTEEEIWESFLQRAKTKNVALGSKVRAVQNYIKERQQSPVTISIARAQSEEYPTTRAIWMRARLQPGETLTPNMVRALIAFATDFQFIGTGARTVGLSGTSKPRLGMMASIDHCLHYYPLPADFDPSAPLLHVMDAVQVDVASGRGFVRGCVYTENGYLVASTSQEGVIRADISGKKPTMEHKRHQDAENETDKAKL; encoded by the exons ATGTCCTCGCTCGTCTCGACCGTCACCAACACGTTGGCCGTCACTCCGACCACGCGCGTCCGCGGCCTCGAAGCATTCACTTCCAGCCATCTCTGGACGCCTTATGGAGCCCGCGGCGTCTTCGGCGGACAGGTTGTCGCCCAGTCGCTCATGGCGGCCATTGACACCGTCGAGGGAAAAGACCTCCACTCGCAGCAT TGCTACTTCCTTCTTCCCGCCAACTCGAAGGCGCCAATCACATTTACAGTCGAGCGTCTCCGTGATG GTGCGAGTTATGCGACGCGTCTAGTCCACGCGCTCCAGGATAGTCGGACCGTCTTCATCCTGATGGCGTCGTTCtccgccccgccgcgcAAGCTCCCCACCGACCTCGTGTCTCCTACCGGTCCCGCGTTCTTTGAGCCCGACTCGGAACAGCCCGCCGTCGACAACTCGCATGACGACAAGAGGGACGAGCCAGGGATTACGGAGACGCTCAAGTTTGACAAGATTGCCGCCAAGTTTGCTGCTAAATTCGACCCGCCCACCAATGGAACTAGTACCAAGCCCGAGGTGCAGCGccagcctcggcgcgcgttCCAGCCCTCATACCAGAAGACTATGCCGACTGATATCGTGCCGTACAAGGACGCGGTTactgaggaggagatctGGGAGAGTTTCCTGCAGCGCGCCAAGACCAAGAATGTCGCGCTGGGATCAAAGGTCCGCGCGGTGCAGAACTACATCAAG GAACGCCAACAGTCGCCCGTCACCATCTCCATCGCCCGGGCCCAGAGCGAGGAGTACCCTACCACTCGCGCGATCTGGATGCGTGCCCGTCTCCAGCCGGGGGAGACACTCACTCCCAACATGGTCCGC GCGCTTATTGCGTTCGCGACCGACTTCCAGTTCATTGGAACGGGAGCTCGCACCGTTGGTCTCTCAGGAACCTCAAAGCCGCGTTTAGGCATGATG GCTTCGATCGACCACTGCCTGCACTACTACCCGCTGCCGGCCGACTTTGACCCCTccgcgccgctgctgcaCGTCATGGACGCGGTGCAGGTTGATGTCGCGAGTGGGCGCGGGTTTGTGCGCGGTTGTGTGTACACTGAAAACGGTTACTTGgtcgcgtcgacgtcgcaGGAGGGCGTTATCCGGGCGGACATTAGCGGCAAGAAGCCTACGATGGAGCACAAAAGACACCAGGACGCGGAGAATGAGACGGACAAGGCGAAGCTTTAG
- a CDS encoding uncharacterized protein (Sodium-phosphate symporter which plays a fundamental housekeeping role in phosphate transport), with translation MPKLHQYDYIFGIALVFAGLDAYNIGANDVANSFATSVASRSLTMRQACVLAAIFEFLGAVLVGAKVTNTIKNGIITLSLFRGNYGIEMLAFTCALVTSATWLMIATKNSWPVSTTYSLVAALAGVGVAVGGPAGVQWGWNGGKGLATIFAGFGIAPAISAGFASTIYLITKYAVLDRKDSTRKAMYLSPIYFFTVIAVLTMSIVYKGSPGLKLDKLSSTTQAIAICMTAFVVALLSIVFWLPYVYAKVIRKDWSLRWWHMALGPLLWKRPVPEMPADMSTPVGPDYRVYGRDDAEAEHDHDAPALNSEAPVAETAIAVADSHSNTSNEKVKDIEAGQVETNAPPAPRASVPLEEVENKDEIVGSWILPRNLLILGKRAIKAVTKGSNYDVHAHQMKDEKTAAHLREIHKLAHQYDNDTEHLYTYLQVLTACVNSFAHGANDVSNAVGPLSAIYFIWSEGKKLEASTPTPTWVLVFGGAWIVIGLATYGYNIMSALGNRLTLHSPSRGFSMQFGASLCVLLASQYGIPVSSTMCLAGATMGVGLCSGGVKAVNWKAFGWIILGWVLTVPVAGTAAGCLLGLFINAPHW, from the exons ATGCCCAAGCTCCACCAGTACGACTACATCTTTGGTATCGCCTTGGTGTTCGCCGGTCTCGATGCCTATAACATCGGTGCCAACGATG TTGCCAACTCGTTCGCTACCTCGGTGGCATCACGTTCGCTCACCATGCGTCAGGCATGTGTGCTCGCTGCCATCTTCGAGTTCTTGGGTGCCGTGCTTGTCGGCGCAAAGGTGACCAACACCATCAAGAACGGTATCATCACCCTCTCCCTGTTCCGTGGCAACTACGGCATTGAGATGCTGGCGTTTACCTGTGCCCTCGTCACCTCGGCTACGTGGCTCATGATTGCCACCAAGAACTCTTGGCCAGTCTCGACTACCTACTCTCTCGTCGCTGCCCTCGCCGGTGTCGGTGTCGCCGTCGGTGGCCCAGCCGGTGTGCAGTGGGGTTGGAACGGTGGTAAGGGCCTTGCCACCATCTTTGCTGGCTTTGGTATTGCTcccgccatctcggccgGTTTCGCCTCGACCATTTACCTGATCACCAAGTATGCCGTTCTTGACCGCAAGGACTCTACTCGCA AGGCCATGTACCTCTCGCCCATCTACTTCTTCACCGTCATCGCGGTCCTCACCATGTCGATTGTCTACAAGGGTTCGCCgggcctcaagctcgacaagctcagCAGCACGACCCAGGCCATTGCCATCTGCATGACTGCCTTTGTTGTTGCCCTCCTTTCCATCGTCTTTTGGCTTCCCTACGTCTACGCCAAGGTCATCCGCAAGGACTGGTCGCTCCGTTGGTGGCACATGGCGCTCGGCCCCCTCCTCTGGAAGCGCCCCGTCCCCGAGATGCCCGCCGACATGTCTACCCCCGTTGGTCCCGACTACCGTGTTTACGGCCGTGACGACGCTGAGGCCGAGCACGACCACGACGCTCCCGCTCTCAACTCGGAGGCTCCTGTTGCCGAGACTGCCATTGCCGTTGCCGACTCACACTCGAACACGTCAAATgagaaggtcaaggacatTGAGGCTGGCCAGGTCGAGACGAATGCTCCCCCCGCTCCCCGCGCCTCGGTTCCCCTcgaagaggtcgagaacaaggacgagaTTGTCGGTTCATGGATCCTCCCccgcaacctcctcatcctcggcaagcGTGCCATCAAGGCCGTGACCAAGGGATCCAACTACGACGTCCACGCCCACCAGATGAAGGATGAGAAGACTGCCGCCCACCTCCGCGAGATCCACAAGCTTGCCCACCAGTACGACAACGACACCGAGCACCTCTACACCTACCTCCAGGTCCTTACTGCTTGCGTCAACTCGTTTGCTCACGGTGCCAACGACGTCTCGAACGCTGTCGGCCCCCTCTCGGCTATCTACTTTATCTGGTccgagggcaagaagctcgaggcgtCGACCCCCACTCCTACTTGGGTTCTCGTTTTCGGTGGTGCTTGGATTGTCATTGGCCTCGCAACTTACGGCTACAACATCATGTCGGCACTCGGAAACCGCCTTACCCTgcactcgccctcgcgtGGTTTCTCGATGCAGTTTGGCGCGTCGCTCTGCGTCCTCCTTGCGTCGCAGTACGGTATTCCCGTCTCGTCAACCATGTGCCTCGCGGGAGCGACTATGGGTGTCGGCCTGTGCAGCGGTGGCGTCAAGGCCGTCAACTGGAAGGCTTTCGGCTGGATCATCCTCGGATGGGTCCTTACCGTCCCCGTCGCTGGTACTGCTGCGGGATGCCTTCTCGGTCTCTTCATCAACGCGCCCCATTGGTAA